GCTCTGATATGGGCATCAGTGAACAACGGAGCCTGCGCAGGGGTGAAGGAGagtgggaaagagaggagcggcagagagagagggagaggaggagggagagggctCGGGGTGGAGGAACCGGCGTGGTGAGGGCGAGCAGCctggcagaggacagagagaaggagggcgagggggaggtggagatggaggcagaagaggagaggtCTGGGACGAGTTCCGAGTCAAACGAAAGGGATGAATGCGGTATGGAAAGGGTAGAAAGGTTGGCGGTGATCAAGGATGAAAGGGAAAATAAGGGAAACgcgcaggaggaggacgaggacggaggaCAGGACGGCCGAGGGAGGGTCCAGTCTGATGGGAAAGAAGGAGCACTGCCCCCTGACAAGCCGGGGGACGGCTGCGAGGTTGATATGGGGAAAGAGGCAGATGAGCAGGTCGACAGCCCTTATCAGGATGAACTTCAGGGTGTCAGACAGGCTCTGAGAAAGAATTCGGCCCCTTCGAGTCAGATCAGCAGTGCCCTCTTCAGCCAGCCACTCGGGCAGGTGACCTGCCCGGACTCTAATGCCTCATATGGGGTGGAAGACATGGACCTGAATGGAACGTACTACCAGAAAGAAGCCTACCCACTGGAAGTGGCTCGTGAGCGAGCTCTCAccatctcctctccctttcGCCACTCTCCCTTCTCTTACAAGCCCAAGTCCCTGGACCAAAACCAGAACTCTCGGCCAAggcccctctccctcctccagcacTCCCACTCAAATTCCCTGCCCCCgaaactctcctctctctctctgtctctctctcctacgCCCccatcttctccttcctgtgccTCCCCGCACTCCTCATCCTACCTCCTTCCCCGTCCAAACACCCCAGGTTCCacctcgccctcgccctcgcTGCGCACCCCTTCCTCATCCTTTAACTTTGACATCGCTGAGCCAGCAGGACCCCAAAGGAACCGtccgttctgcctgcctttAAATCTTCCTAGAGATGACTTGTTGCCGCCTCTTGACCAACCCCTTCCCACCAGGGACTGGGTCACAATAGAAGGTGACTTTGTCCTGGTTCTTGCCCTTTACCAGACCCACCTCGGGGCCGACCTTTATGCTGCACCCCAAGCCAGATTCGACGACGGGCTGATCCACCTGACCTTCGTGCGGGCGGGCATCTCCAGAGCCACTCTGCTAAGACTTTTCTTTGCCATGGAGAGAGGAACTCATCACTCCGTCAGCTCGCCATATGTGAGTCATGTGACTTGCAGGGccttcaggctgcagcctctgtCGACACGCGGGACGCTCACGGTGGATGGAGAACTGGTCCCCTATGGACCGCTTCAGGCACAGGTCGGGAAACCTCTTGATATCTGTTCTGACTCTCCGGTCATCTTTCTGGAATAGAAGTTGCAATAACGCAGTGTTTTGATGAGTGCTGATGCTGGAATTCATGCCGATGCCTTTTCGTTGTCTCTTCTGTCCAGGTTCACCCTTCCATGGCTCGTCTCATCGTTGGCGACTCAGGAGTGAGGATTACTAGATTCTAGTCAGGGATTGGTTGAGCTGATTGACACGTACGGCATTCGACTGCGTTATGTAATCTCTGATTTCATCTATAGTCTTAAGGCAGGGGTCAAACTCCGGTTTAATGAAAGGGATAATGCGTCGAGCCATGCGCCATTGGAGCCCGGCTGCAGGGATTAATGGTGAatttaaaaatggaggaaaaatgcACCTCATTGCACAGCTGTTGGATGGCGCCATGCGCAGCCTGAAGCATGAACACTGCACAGCCTTGGGTAAGAGGGAAGAACGAGTGAATGTTTGTGGAACTCCTCGTGCAGACAGTGCATGTGTTGGATGTATACATAGCTGTATGCAGCATGCAGTGAAGCACTACTTGATTGTTGCCttttaatgaaaagaaagaaatataaatTCAGTTAAAGAGATATCCAGATTCGCTTGGCAAACGTCTGATTCCAGTGTTTATCTATCTCCAGCCCCCGCCCTGTCCAAATGTGTAGATATCAAATCTTCCGTCCCTGATTGCCTTATCTGACACCGAATAGTACAAGTGTACCTTTGTCCTTTCTCTACTTGCATAAGAAACCCAGAGCTTTGTTACCTTTCTCCCTGTATCAAAGTATCTGTCCAACACATGAATTCAGTCCACTTTCTGACCCTCCTCGTGTAATCTTTGAGCACGTTAGTCTTCATCAATGGGATATAAAATGTGGCCAAACCTGCACTTTAacaactgttttgttttgttttgtttatataGCACATTAGGAACAAGGCCACCGTTGAACGGTGACCAGAACTGACATTTTAAAGTACCGGTAATCTGCCAGTTTGCTTAGCCAGTGGACGCACCTTGTCACTACTAGACCTCACTACATATTGAAGTTGACAatgttgtctgtgttttctcGGAATCTTCTGTAATAACACTTCAAAATCACACTCATTTGCAGCATTACTTTATTTCTGTGAGCAAAAGCAATAGTGAGAGAttagaacaataaaaaaagacttgTCTGATGTGAACTCACATGGATTTAAGGTTATAGTCTGAAAGCAAGTGCTCTAGTACTAATATTCCACTTGAAATATCTCTTCTGCAACAGGTGGATCACATTACATTATCAGTCATAGATTCAGTTAGATTAGAATTCTCTGTTTCTGCATGAAAGTCAGG
The DNA window shown above is from Takifugu flavidus isolate HTHZ2018 chromosome 10, ASM371156v2, whole genome shotgun sequence and carries:
- the sphk2 gene encoding sphingosine kinase 2; amino-acid sequence: MRSPEPSSPSTAEALLHSQFASWGSHGSGSGSGNNNSCPNSPGGQVGLSPAASPTPSLASNYALTLTHTHIHIQRLGTRSGKEARLMLPLAELVGCSCPRAPAPPLLVLYWYPPGKRRKGVSRRRQVRAYLAESRAEAERWAAAVQCLLRDVTVTADTEFSRRLLPRPRRLMLLVNPFSGRGQAMQWCQTQILPMIREANISYNLIQTERQNHARELIREISLPEWDGIVIVSGDGLLHEVINGLMERPDWEQAIKIPVGILPCGSGNALAGSINHNAGYDMCLRESLLLNCCFLLCRGGVRPMDVVSVTTSPPPSSNNHPAAPKRLFSFLSVAWGFVSDVDIESERYRGLGSARFTLGTLVRIASLRSYKGRLSFLPPSCTSSPDATPPPPRRALSRSITEGLEGFCRPPIHRTCSDMGISEQRSLRRGEGEWEREERQRERERRRERARGGGTGVVRASSLAEDREKEGEGEVEMEAEEERSGTSSESNERDECGMERVERLAVIKDERENKGNAQEEDEDGGQDGRGRVQSDGKEGALPPDKPGDGCEVDMGKEADEQVDSPYQDELQGVRQALRKNSAPSSQISSALFSQPLGQVTCPDSNASYGVEDMDLNGTYYQKEAYPLEVARERALTISSPFRHSPFSYKPKSLDQNQNSRPRPLSLLQHSHSNSLPPKLSSLSLSLSPTPPSSPSCASPHSSSYLLPRPNTPGSTSPSPSLRTPSSSFNFDIAEPAGPQRNRPFCLPLNLPRDDLLPPLDQPLPTRDWVTIEGDFVLVLALYQTHLGADLYAAPQARFDDGLIHLTFVRAGISRATLLRLFFAMERGTHHSVSSPYVSHVTCRAFRLQPLSTRGTLTVDGELVPYGPLQAQVHPSMARLIVGDSGVRITRF